The window TCGGGGAAGTCGCCGTCGAGCAGTCGCAGGGGGCCGGCCACCAGGGAGAGGCGCATGGCCAGCAGGTAGAGGTCCAGGCGCCGTGGGTCGAGGCCGGGTCGGGCGAGGGCCGCGTAGCGCTCGTGGAAGCGCAGGCGGAGGAAGACGTGCTCCCACTCGGCGTCGAAGTGCATCAGGCCCTCGATGTCGATGAGGACGGCACGGCCTTCGGCGCTCACCAGGACGTGGTCCGGGCCCAGTTCCCCGTGGATCAGTCCGTACTCGGCGCGCGGGGCCACCAGGGCCGCCAGCTCCCGCAGACGGTCGTCCAGCCGGCCGTGCACCGCACCGATCCTCGGGTCGCGGCCCGCCGCCTCCCCGAGGTTCCGCAGGGCCCGGTCGAACACCAGCTGCTCGCAGGAGCTTCCGAGGGCGACGCCACCCAGCTCCAGCACGTCCACCCGGCCGTAGTGGGGCGCGCGGTGTCGCTGCATCAGGTCGAGCGTGCGGGCCAGGTCGTCCAGGACGCCCTCGGCGCGACCGGGATCGGTCTCGAAGAGCGCTTCCAGTGTGCCGCCGGAGACGTCCTCGACTAGGGCGACGTCCGCCGCGTACCGCTGCCTGGTGTCATCCGCCAACAGCAGGTGGGGTACACGCGCCCCGACCTCGTCCAGCCGGCGCCGAGCGGCCAGGAACGGCACCAGCCCGGAGGCCGGCGCGAACGGGTCCGTCGCATCGTCCTCGGCGGCGCCGGGCCAGAAGTTCTCACCGTCCGACCATCGGTAGACGATCACGCTCTCCGTCCCGCTCCCGTCGAGCCGGACCCGGTACACGCCCTTCTTGCTCCCCCCGCGCAAGCGGTCCACCCCTACGATCCGGCACCCCGCCCCCAGCGCCTGACGCACCACGTCCGACAGGTCCTCGGCCTCCGCGAATCTGCGCATCCGCAGAATCTACGCGACACCCCTCGGAGCGGGCACCGCAATTCAGCGCCACGGGCCGTTTCGCCATGGGTTTCACCGGCCGTCGGCCGTGGCCTTTTCGCGAACCCGGTGGTCCACTCCGGTAGTGCGGGCCTCCTGCGGCTCGCTCCGATGCGCCACGCCACGCGGTGAGCCGGGGAGGAGCAGCGGCTCCCCCGGTGGGGGGAGTCGGTACCTTCTTGCGGCGGAGGTGTGACGGGGGGTGGGCTGGGAGGTTGGAGGCAGTCGGGAACGGCCCGACTCCGCTCTCCCGATTGGGGATTGACCATGCGAACGCTCAGCAGTGCCATCGCGCTCACCACCGCGGCCGCGGCCCTCGCGGCCGGGTCGGCCGGGACCGCCGCGGCCGCGCCGGCCACTCCCGCACCGGCCCAGCAGCTCGTGCTGCACAGCTGGACCCTGCTCAACGAACACGGCCCGGGCCCCAACCCGGGCGAGCGGCTCACCGCGTGGGTCGACGCCCGTACGGTCGACGGCCGGCCCCGGGGTCACGTGGTGGTCCAGCACGTGTTCGAGAGGACCGGCACCACCCGGGCCGAGCTCGACGTCGACTGCCTGACCGTCGCCGGGGACGGCGCCATCACCGTGACCGGGCCCATCGCGCAGACCGTGGTCACCCCCTACGGGGGCGAGCCGTACCTGTTCGAGGAGGGCCTGCACCCCGAGGCCGGCCTCACCTTCTACCCGACCGACGAGCAGCACCAGCGCCGGGTCGGCTGGCAGCGGACCGGCGCCCCGGGGGGTTCCGAGGTCGTCAGGTGCGGCGCGGTGTCGCCCAGCCTCTGGATCATCGACGGCGGGACCTTCCTGCGTCGCACGCGCTGACCGCTGCCGGTCGGCGCCGGTCGAGCCGGACCGCTGCGTTCGCGAGGCGATCGACTGGGCTAGCATGCCTCTCCGGCAAACTCACCCATGATCGTCAACAGGGGAGAGCCCGCGTGGAGTTCAGGACGCGCCGGTGCGATGTGGAGCGAAGGACGGACGATGGCGTACGAGATCGTTGCTGAGCAGATCCGGATCGAGGCGGCCGCGGGGGCGCCGCCGATGGGGGCCTACCTCGCACGGCCCGCCGAGCCGGGGGACCACCCCGTCGTGCTCGTCGGGGCCGAGCTGTGGGGGGTGACGGAGGACGTCCGGAAGACGGTGCGGGACGTCGCCGCGCTCGGCTTCGTCGCTGTCGCGCCCGACCTCTACTACCGCGCGGGCGAGGAGGGGACGGCCGCCGGCATGGCGCAGAGCCCCGAGAACCGTACCCGGGCCTTCGCGCTGCTCGACGGGTTCGCCCGGGACGAGGTGGAGGCGGATCTGCGGGCCGCCGTCGCGCACGCCCGGCAGTACGCGGGGGCTTCGACGCGTACCGCCATGATCGGCTTCAGCCTCGGCGGGCACATCGCGTACTTCGCGGCGACCCGCCTCGAACTGGACGCCGTGGTGGCCTACTTCCCCGGCTGGCTGACGACCTCGGGCACGGCGCTGAGCCGCCCGGCCCCGCTCGCCGAGGACACCCCGGCCATCGCCCGGGTGGGCACGCGCATGCTGCTGTTCTTCGCCGGCCGGGACCATGTGATCGGCGCCGCCGAGCGCGAGGAGGTCGTCGCGGGTCTCGCCTCGGCGGGCGTCCCGCACGAGGTGGTCGTCTACCCCGAGGCGCAGCACGCCTTCTTCTTCCCGGGCCACCCGCCGTACGACAAGGAGTCCGCCGAGGACTCGTGGCGCAGGGCGGGGGCGTTCCTGAAGGGTGCGTGACCGCCTGCCGGCCTCCGCGCGCGGACGCCGGCAGGCGGGGGCGTGTGCGGCCGCCGGACCGGAACCGGCCGGTGCCGCAGACGTCTCCCGCACCATGACCTCGCCGCGCGGCGCCTCCGGCAGGAGCGCGAGCCCGCTCCTCGCGTTGTCGGCGGCGTGTGCCAGGCTGGGCTCGACCCACCTGAGGAGGAGCAGCATCATGCACAGGCCGAGCCGGCCCGAGGATCTGGACCACGGTGACCGGGTGTGGGCGAGGGCCGTCGCCTTCGCCCTCCTGGAGGCCGCCCACGGCAACCCCGAGGGCTACTGGCTGGACGAGCACGGGGTGTGGTGCGACGCGACGGGCGGCTCCTACTGGTGGCGCGTCACGCGGTGCGAGGGCGGCGGCGTCGTCTTCTGCGGGCAGGACTCCGACGGCAGCCGGACCCACGTCGACGGCCGGCAGATCGACTTCCTCGCCGGCGGTCCGTCGTGGCTGCCCTGGGAGGCGCTGCGCGAGGACGCCGAGGGGAACCTGTTCGGCTTCGTCTACTGGTGGCAGGCCGGGGCCTGGCACCGCATCCCGTACCCGGAGTCGCTCGACGACGACGGACTGTCCGGCGCCGCCGGGTGGTTGGGCTCGGAGGCGGAGTTCGCCGACGAGGCGGCCGAGCTCGCCGCC of the Kitasatospora sp. NBC_01246 genome contains:
- a CDS encoding phosphotransferase, whose amino-acid sequence is MRRFAEAEDLSDVVRQALGAGCRIVGVDRLRGGSKKGVYRVRLDGSGTESVIVYRWSDGENFWPGAAEDDATDPFAPASGLVPFLAARRRLDEVGARVPHLLLADDTRQRYAADVALVEDVSGGTLEALFETDPGRAEGVLDDLARTLDLMQRHRAPHYGRVDVLELGGVALGSSCEQLVFDRALRNLGEAAGRDPRIGAVHGRLDDRLRELAALVAPRAEYGLIHGELGPDHVLVSAEGRAVLIDIEGLMHFDAEWEHVFLRLRFHERYAALARPGLDPRRLDLYLLAMRLSLVAGPLRLLDGDFPDREFMQGIAEHNLREALALLP
- a CDS encoding dienelactone hydrolase family protein; its protein translation is MAYEIVAEQIRIEAAAGAPPMGAYLARPAEPGDHPVVLVGAELWGVTEDVRKTVRDVAALGFVAVAPDLYYRAGEEGTAAGMAQSPENRTRAFALLDGFARDEVEADLRAAVAHARQYAGASTRTAMIGFSLGGHIAYFAATRLELDAVVAYFPGWLTTSGTALSRPAPLAEDTPAIARVGTRMLLFFAGRDHVIGAAEREEVVAGLASAGVPHEVVVYPEAQHAFFFPGHPPYDKESAEDSWRRAGAFLKGA